GAAAGCCGGATGCTTTCGAACCATGCATGACATAGCGGCTCGCCGCCGAAGGCGAGATGGCCGGATCGAGCCTGACGAGCAAGCTTGCGATCTGCTCGTCTGCAACGTCGCGCGTCATCAGATAGCGGATCGATTCGGGCAACCAGACGAGCAGCACGATCAGGGTGACAAGAGGAAGCACGCCGCCCACGACAAAGACCGCTTGCCAGCCGAGCGCACCGATCAGAGGCGCGCTGATCACGCCGCCGATCGTCGATCCCAGCGGAAAGCCGCAGAACATGATGGCGATGAGCAGCGCGCGCATCCGCTTCGGCGCGTATTCGCTGGTCAGCGCGATGATGTTGGGCATCGCACCGCCGAGGCCAAGGCCCGTCAGGAAGCGGTAGACCAGCAGCTCGTTCAGCGTGGTCGCGCGCGCCGTGCCGAGCGCGAAGATGCCGAACAGCAGCACCGAGAGCAGGATCACGGATTTCCGACCGAAACGATCCGCCGCCGGGCTCAGCACGAAAGCACCGACCGTGAGGCCGGCCAGGCCCGCACCGAAGATCGGACCGAAGCCGGCCATGGCGATCCCCCATTGCTCGGCGATGACGGGCGCGACATAGGCGATCGCCTGCGTATCGAAACCGTCGAGCAGCGCGATCCACGCGCAGAGAACGAGGATCAGAAGCTGGAGGCGTCCGAACCGCGCCTCTTCGATGACCTCGGTAACGTCTATGATATTCGCAGCAGACATCACGAACTCCAGTGAGCTTGTGTTTCTAAGCCAGTGACAGTTCAGTAAGCTTTTAGAGACGGCGGGGCTGCTCGTTCAGGCCACCAACGGGGCGCTGCGCAGCTTCTGCCGATCGATCTTGCCCGTTCCCGTCTTCGGCAGATCGGACCAGTATTCGATCAGGCGTGGATATTTGTAGGGGAGCAGCTTCGACTTGACGTGATCCTGCAGCTCACGCGTCAACGACTCGCTCGCCGCATGACCGTCGCGAAGGATCACGAATGCTTTCGTGGTCATGCGGCGATCGGGAAGCTCGAGGCCAAGGACCGCGCATTCGCGGACGGCGGGATGATCCGACAGGCAGAGCTCGATCTCGACCGGGTAGATCCACTGGCCGCTCACCTTGATGAGATCGTCCACGCGACCGACGAAGGTGAAGAAGCCATCGGCATCCTCGACGAGCCTGTCGCCGGTCCAGATCCACCCCTCCTCGCGCATGGTCTGCTCGGTCTTGTCGGGCCTGTTCCAGTAGCAAGGCGCGTTGGAGTGACCGCGGACCCACATCACGCCTTCTTCGCCCTGCGCGACGGCCTCCCCTTCGGGCGTGGTCAGTCGGATCTCGTATCCCGGAACGCGCTTGCCGGCCGTCCCGGTCTTCTTCTGCTCGTGCGTGTTCGAGAGATAGATGTGCAGAACCTCGGTCGATCCGAGCCCTTCGACGATCTCGAGCCCGAAGCGTCGCCTCCAATCGTTGAAGATATCCTGCGACAGCACTTCGGCGGCCGACAGGCAGAGGCGCACGCTCGACAGGTCGGCCGTGTCGATGCGAGGATGATTCAGCAACGCGTTGTAGAGCGTCGGCAGGCCGAAGAAGAGGGTCGGCTTGAACCGGTCGATCATGTCCAGAACAGCAGCCGGCTCGGGCCGCCCGGCGAGCAGGACCGTGCTGGCGCCGACCGAGAACGGGAACGTGATCGAATTGCCGAAGCCGTAGGCGAAGAAGATCTTCGGCACGGAGAAACAGATGTCGGTCTCTTCGATTCCCAGGATGTGACGGCCGAAGCTGTCGGCCGTGTAGGCCATGTCGTGCTGGAGATGC
This region of Bradyrhizobium sp. CCGUVB1N3 genomic DNA includes:
- a CDS encoding MFS transporter encodes the protein MSAANIIDVTEVIEEARFGRLQLLILVLCAWIALLDGFDTQAIAYVAPVIAEQWGIAMAGFGPIFGAGLAGLTVGAFVLSPAADRFGRKSVILLSVLLFGIFALGTARATTLNELLVYRFLTGLGLGGAMPNIIALTSEYAPKRMRALLIAIMFCGFPLGSTIGGVISAPLIGALGWQAVFVVGGVLPLVTLIVLLVWLPESIRYLMTRDVADEQIASLLVRLDPAISPSAASRYVMHGSKASGFPVTKLLGEGRASMTVLLWIAFFMNLLVMYFLVNWMPSLLKASGLPLNIAILSTAVLNAGGVVGAIVLGRFVDRLDPYLVLGGAYSASALFIAGIAFGSANVWTLMTSTFLAGFGVVGAQIGMNALAAGLYPTEIRSTGVGWALGVGRIGSIIGPVAGGVLLGFGWNAQSVVLAAAVPAVLAGLAVIALRRREPAVAIVPAAALHH
- a CDS encoding benzoate-CoA ligase family protein, yielding MTDGTGHTIVDHVPDDAPCAQEIGFEIAERYNASEILFDNLRAGRSDKIAIYAATGNTSYGELCAKAAKCGNALKSLGLVAGDRVLLLLNDTASYPAVFFGAIRAGFVPMLINTLSPKDLIGFYLQDSAAPVAVVDAEYAPLFDQETIAGTSLRALIVVNGDAACEASSIKVLNGDQWFAQFPEELEAAPTRRDDMAFWMYSSGSTGRPKGIVHLQHDMAYTADSFGRHILGIEETDICFSVPKIFFAYGFGNSITFPFSVGASTVLLAGRPEPAAVLDMIDRFKPTLFFGLPTLYNALLNHPRIDTADLSSVRLCLSAAEVLSQDIFNDWRRRFGLEIVEGLGSTEVLHIYLSNTHEQKKTGTAGKRVPGYEIRLTTPEGEAVAQGEEGVMWVRGHSNAPCYWNRPDKTEQTMREEGWIWTGDRLVEDADGFFTFVGRVDDLIKVSGQWIYPVEIELCLSDHPAVRECAVLGLELPDRRMTTKAFVILRDGHAASESLTRELQDHVKSKLLPYKYPRLIEYWSDLPKTGTGKIDRQKLRSAPLVA